The Pyrococcus kukulkanii genome contains a region encoding:
- a CDS encoding translin family protein codes for MKIGEIVWRIKEELDKKDSLREDALQITREIVRLSGDSIKAMHRGELKVARERLIKAKELVSILKEKLKDHPDLYYVGHVQTANQEFTEAILLYHYLTDRNFPDHKELGIPPQDYILGVGDFIGELRRYFLINLMQGRIEKAEEAYKFMEDVYEELMTLEYPKGLVNIRQKQDQARYILERTLEDLTRAKLNMRLEEKLEEVIDARENCKNSGKT; via the coding sequence ATGAAGATAGGAGAGATAGTATGGAGGATAAAAGAAGAACTTGACAAAAAGGACTCTCTGAGAGAAGATGCCCTTCAAATAACGAGAGAAATTGTAAGACTTAGTGGGGATTCCATAAAGGCAATGCACAGAGGGGAGTTAAAAGTAGCAAGAGAAAGACTAATCAAGGCTAAAGAGCTTGTATCAATTCTCAAAGAAAAACTTAAAGATCATCCAGACTTATATTACGTTGGCCACGTCCAAACTGCCAACCAAGAGTTCACGGAGGCAATATTGCTTTATCACTACCTTACGGATAGAAATTTTCCAGACCATAAAGAATTAGGAATACCTCCCCAGGATTATATCTTAGGAGTCGGAGACTTCATAGGAGAACTTAGAAGGTATTTCCTGATAAATTTAATGCAGGGGAGAATCGAGAAAGCTGAAGAGGCTTATAAGTTTATGGAGGATGTTTATGAAGAGTTAATGACCTTGGAGTATCCGAAGGGACTAGTGAACATTAGGCAGAAGCAGGATCAAGCTAGGTACATTCTTGAGAGAACTCTTGAAGATTTAACAAGAGCAAAATTGAATATGCGACTCGAGGAAAAGCTGGAGGAAGTTATAGATGCTAGAGAAAATTGCAAGAATTCAGGAAAAACTTAG
- a CDS encoding transcription factor S, producing MVKFCPKCGSIMIPDKKRGVFVCRKCGYEEPINPEDAKAYRRTEEVKHKPDEGVIVVEQDFSTLPTAKVTCPKCGYHEAWWWELQTRAGDEPSTIFYKCKRCGYVWRSYE from the coding sequence ATGGTGAAGTTCTGTCCCAAGTGTGGGAGTATCATGATTCCCGACAAAAAAAGGGGAGTTTTTGTGTGTAGGAAGTGCGGTTACGAGGAACCTATTAATCCTGAAGATGCTAAAGCCTACAGGAGGACCGAAGAGGTAAAGCATAAACCCGATGAAGGAGTTATTGTAGTTGAGCAGGATTTCTCAACATTACCAACGGCGAAAGTCACTTGTCCCAAGTGTGGCTATCATGAGGCTTGGTGGTGGGAGTTGCAAACTAGAGCAGGGGACGAGCCAAGCACGATCTTCTACAAGTGTAAAAGGTGTGGCTATGTATGGAGGAGCTACGAGTAG
- a CDS encoding DNA polymerase sliding clamp — protein MPFEIVFEGAKEFAQLIETASRLIDEAAFKVTEEGISMRAMDPSRVVLIDLNLPTSIFSKYEVDGEETIGVNMDHLKKVLKRGKAKDTLILRKGEENFLEISLQGTATRTFRLPLIDVEEIEVDLPDLPFTAKVVVLGEVLKEAVKDASLVSDSLKFIAKENEFTMKAEGETQEVEIRLTLEDEGLLDLEVQEETKSAYGVSYLADMVKGIGKADEVTIKFGNEMPMQMEYYIRDEGRLIFLLAPRVEE, from the coding sequence ATGCCATTTGAAATAGTCTTTGAGGGGGCTAAGGAGTTTGCCCAGCTCATAGAGACGGCAAGTAGGCTCATAGACGAGGCGGCATTTAAGGTTACGGAGGAAGGAATAAGTATGAGGGCGATGGATCCGAGTAGGGTTGTTTTAATTGATCTTAACCTCCCCACTAGCATTTTCAGCAAGTACGAGGTTGATGGGGAAGAGACGATAGGAGTAAATATGGATCACCTCAAAAAGGTTCTCAAGAGAGGAAAAGCCAAGGACACCCTCATCCTGAGAAAGGGAGAAGAGAACTTTCTTGAGATAAGCTTGCAAGGGACTGCAACAAGGACATTTAGGCTTCCCCTCATCGATGTTGAGGAGATAGAGGTTGATCTCCCAGATCTTCCCTTCACGGCTAAGGTAGTCGTTTTAGGAGAAGTTCTAAAGGAGGCAGTCAAGGATGCATCCCTTGTAAGCGACAGCCTCAAGTTCATAGCCAAGGAGAATGAATTCACGATGAAAGCGGAAGGAGAAACCCAGGAGGTTGAAATAAGGCTCACGCTTGAGGATGAAGGATTGCTTGACTTGGAGGTTCAAGAGGAAACTAAGAGTGCCTATGGTGTCAGCTACCTAGCAGATATGGTCAAGGGCATTGGAAAGGCTGACGAGGTAACGATAAAGTTTGGTAACGAGATGCCAATGCAGATGGAGTACTACATAAGAGACGAAGGTAGGCTGATATTCCTACTTGCACCGAGAGTTGAAGAGTGA
- a CDS encoding DNA replication complex subunit Gins51, with translation MDIEVLRKLLERELSSDELTEIDEEFYKDLASFRKALEINAERHEERGENIEKRLYLAQLSLLQQIVREILKIRLHKIVDMAFEGVPRNLVGDEKKIFAIISAFINGESLSFEEEIEIKETEEIVEEKSVRSAFVDLYLIKVDLPKIIDEDLREYGPFKAGDLVSLPRSLGNVLVKREVADRITLSL, from the coding sequence ATGGATATAGAAGTTTTGAGAAAACTCCTTGAGAGAGAGCTCTCCTCAGACGAGCTTACTGAAATAGATGAGGAATTCTATAAAGATTTGGCAAGTTTTAGAAAGGCCCTTGAGATAAACGCTGAAAGGCACGAAGAAAGAGGGGAGAATATAGAGAAGAGGCTTTACTTGGCCCAACTTTCTCTGCTCCAGCAGATAGTTAGGGAGATACTTAAGATAAGGCTCCATAAAATCGTTGATATGGCCTTTGAGGGAGTTCCTAGGAACTTAGTTGGAGATGAGAAAAAGATATTTGCGATAATTTCTGCTTTCATAAACGGTGAATCTCTTTCCTTTGAGGAAGAAATTGAAATAAAAGAAACCGAGGAAATTGTTGAAGAGAAGTCAGTTAGATCGGCTTTTGTTGACCTTTATTTGATAAAAGTAGATCTGCCGAAAATCATAGATGAAGACCTTAGGGAGTATGGGCCCTTTAAGGCTGGGGATTTAGTTAGCCTTCCAAGATCCCTCGGAAATGTATTGGTAAAGAGGGAAGTCGCTGATAGGATAACCCTAAGCCTTTAG
- a CDS encoding MFS transporter codes for MKPRKAATLQGINEKARKVRKKSITRKNMLFFAIAMFFANLSWGIAFPYLTVYMRIIGGTVFLVGMLSVVFNITSTVFQYPFGYLSDRIGKRKPFIALGILSSATTYAVIAFITTPILLLGFRAMQGALSASMAPAHSALISELSTKVGSAFGFFSFVENMGYMAGNFLGSYIVKSMDVRSSFFIASAFSVLSILFLIPIKEKERPRKRGERLIIVQEGRESERAELTKLAFKRLMRGKLGLFYFSVFLAMIASGEVYSTVSVYFQEKFGEEFVGLFFGIDSLAAALSSLAIGRLIDKYGEGLFYKISIVGYIFTFLGYAWANSVELMTLVCIISGIKWAMIISSSSTYVAKRVPSTERGQGMGLLNTMMSLGWVVGPLLGGYLADISFELMLYSTTIPLILALILVLKA; via the coding sequence ATGAAGCCCAGGAAAGCAGCGACGCTCCAGGGAATAAACGAAAAGGCAAGGAAAGTTCGAAAGAAAAGTATAACAAGAAAAAACATGCTTTTCTTTGCCATAGCAATGTTTTTCGCCAATCTATCTTGGGGAATAGCATTCCCTTACCTCACGGTGTACATGAGGATAATTGGGGGGACGGTGTTCCTTGTTGGAATGCTTAGCGTTGTCTTCAATATAACATCCACAGTTTTCCAATATCCCTTCGGCTACCTCTCAGATAGGATAGGGAAGAGAAAGCCCTTCATAGCCCTAGGAATACTCTCCTCAGCAACAACTTACGCCGTAATAGCTTTTATAACAACTCCGATCCTCCTACTTGGATTTAGAGCCATGCAAGGAGCTTTGAGTGCCTCCATGGCTCCAGCTCACTCAGCCCTAATCTCAGAGCTCTCAACAAAGGTAGGTTCGGCTTTTGGCTTCTTCAGCTTCGTCGAGAACATGGGCTACATGGCTGGCAACTTCCTGGGAAGCTACATAGTGAAGAGCATGGACGTTAGGAGTTCATTCTTCATAGCTTCCGCATTTTCGGTGCTCTCAATACTATTCCTAATTCCAATAAAGGAGAAGGAGAGACCAAGAAAGAGAGGGGAGAGATTGATAATAGTACAGGAGGGGAGAGAATCTGAAAGGGCTGAGCTAACGAAATTAGCGTTCAAAAGGTTAATGAGGGGAAAGCTAGGGTTATTTTACTTTTCGGTGTTCTTGGCAATGATAGCTTCTGGTGAGGTCTACTCAACGGTCTCCGTATACTTCCAAGAGAAGTTTGGAGAGGAATTCGTTGGCCTGTTCTTTGGTATTGACTCCTTAGCTGCAGCTTTAAGCTCCCTTGCGATTGGGAGACTAATAGATAAGTATGGAGAAGGGCTATTTTACAAAATTTCCATAGTTGGATACATATTCACTTTCTTAGGTTACGCGTGGGCAAATTCCGTTGAGCTCATGACCCTTGTATGCATAATCTCCGGAATAAAGTGGGCGATGATAATAAGCTCCTCTTCAACGTACGTTGCCAAAAGGGTTCCTTCAACTGAGAGAGGTCAGGGGATGGGTCTACTCAACACCATGATGAGCCTTGGATGGGTAGTTGGCCCCCTACTGGGCGGGTATTTGGCAGATATAAGCTTCGAACTAATGCTGTACTCAACGACAATTCCACTTATCCTAGCTTTGATACTTGTCCTAAAGGCTTAG
- the cuyB gene encoding cysteate racemase — MRVIGILGGMGPLATVELFRRIVEKTPAKRDQDHPKIIIYNNPQIPDRTAFILGKGEDPRPQLIWTAKKLEECGADFIIMPCNTAHAFIEDIQKEIGIPIISMVEETARMLSEIGCRKAGLIATTGTIVSKVYHKALEKYGIEVILPENQEDVMRGIYEGVKAGNVKLGRKILLNVARELERKGADCIIAGCTEVSVVLRQDDLKARLVDPMDVIAEVAVKLALHD; from the coding sequence ATGAGGGTTATAGGAATACTAGGTGGGATGGGTCCCCTTGCTACAGTTGAGCTCTTCAGGAGAATCGTTGAAAAAACCCCAGCAAAGAGGGATCAGGACCATCCCAAGATAATAATCTATAATAACCCCCAAATACCTGACAGGACGGCTTTTATCCTGGGGAAGGGAGAAGATCCAAGGCCCCAGCTTATTTGGACTGCAAAAAAGCTCGAGGAGTGTGGAGCAGACTTTATAATAATGCCCTGCAACACCGCGCATGCATTCATAGAGGACATACAAAAGGAGATAGGAATACCAATTATTAGCATGGTAGAGGAGACTGCAAGGATGCTTAGCGAGATTGGATGCAGAAAAGCAGGGCTTATTGCAACAACTGGAACGATAGTAAGTAAAGTTTACCATAAAGCCCTAGAGAAGTATGGAATTGAGGTAATTCTACCCGAAAACCAAGAGGATGTTATGAGGGGAATATACGAAGGTGTCAAGGCTGGGAATGTAAAGCTTGGGAGGAAGATCCTGCTTAACGTAGCTAGGGAGCTAGAGAGAAAAGGTGCAGACTGTATAATAGCGGGGTGCACGGAGGTCAGTGTTGTTTTGAGGCAGGACGACCTAAAAGCTAGATTGGTAGATCCGATGGATGTTATTGCAGAAGTAGCCGTTAAGTTAGCACTCCATGATTAA
- a CDS encoding cob(I)yrinic acid a,c-diamide adenosyltransferase, which translates to MKVTTKVGDKGTTRLFGGDEVWKDSPITEANGTIDELTSFLGEARHYVDEQVREILDKVQAHLYRIMGELGSKGQFKGVGREEIDWLESLIRDYEERIELKSFVLPGGTVASAKLDVCRTIARRAERRVVTVLREYGIGRWALIYLNRLSDLLFLLAREIEMKEGKLREAK; encoded by the coding sequence ATGAAAGTTACGACGAAGGTCGGAGATAAGGGAACCACGAGGCTTTTTGGAGGAGATGAAGTTTGGAAGGACTCTCCAATAACTGAAGCCAATGGTACTATAGATGAACTAACGAGCTTCTTGGGAGAAGCAAGGCACTATGTCGACGAGCAGGTTAGGGAGATACTGGATAAAGTTCAGGCTCACCTATACAGAATAATGGGAGAGCTGGGCAGCAAAGGCCAGTTTAAAGGCGTTGGAAGGGAAGAGATCGATTGGCTTGAAAGCCTGATAAGGGATTATGAAGAGAGAATAGAGCTGAAAAGCTTCGTTCTTCCGGGAGGCACGGTGGCGAGTGCCAAGCTTGATGTGTGTAGAACCATAGCGAGAAGGGCAGAGAGGAGGGTTGTGACCGTTCTCAGGGAATATGGAATTGGGAGATGGGCCTTGATTTACTTGAATAGGCTAAGCGACCTCCTCTTTCTTCTAGCTAGGGAGATTGAGATGAAAGAAGGGAAGCTGAGGGAGGCAAAATGA
- a CDS encoding transglutaminase-like domain-containing protein, giving the protein MRKLAVIVLLILLISSGCLQRNKFTETTNEPQECLTSNLTLALTCYIPQDWDLLANLSAKFKNESLEWTIWNILKWEEENLRYDDFKNSSIILRPSEFLKIRKGVCTDYTVLTAGILLALNVTPIYVLVIHFSETPTLHSAVAVEIGDYTFILDQKLPPHDLGSYWESFAYNGKVITFAEVYMLNTPGNVSYMGIWGVDRFRENDYTPTYYDAFKLSKETAKIFRRKTGLFPREELRVTIPPGFSEKKVWVFRFKMLRISYNPIFLQQYATMLAETIIGDSEVSKDLQTYKAFWTYAYWEGDDLVVKLFLAK; this is encoded by the coding sequence ATGAGGAAACTAGCAGTAATCGTATTGTTGATTCTCCTTATCTCATCGGGATGCCTTCAGAGAAACAAATTTACAGAGACCACTAATGAGCCCCAGGAATGCCTAACGTCAAACTTGACTCTCGCTTTAACCTGTTACATCCCCCAGGATTGGGACCTTTTAGCTAATCTTTCAGCAAAATTCAAGAACGAAAGCCTTGAATGGACAATCTGGAACATTCTCAAGTGGGAGGAGGAAAATCTTAGGTACGATGATTTCAAGAATTCGAGCATCATACTAAGGCCCTCGGAATTTTTAAAGATTAGAAAAGGGGTCTGCACTGACTACACCGTCCTTACAGCGGGGATTCTTCTGGCCTTAAATGTAACTCCGATTTACGTTTTGGTAATCCATTTCTCGGAGACACCAACGCTACACTCCGCTGTCGCGGTAGAGATCGGTGATTACACATTCATTCTCGACCAAAAGCTCCCCCCACACGATTTGGGGAGCTACTGGGAAAGCTTTGCCTACAATGGTAAAGTTATAACGTTTGCTGAAGTTTACATGCTTAACACCCCAGGAAACGTATCGTACATGGGTATCTGGGGAGTTGACAGGTTTAGGGAGAACGATTATACCCCCACCTACTACGACGCCTTCAAGCTAAGTAAGGAGACAGCAAAAATATTTAGGAGGAAAACAGGTCTCTTCCCCAGGGAAGAGCTAAGGGTTACAATTCCCCCAGGATTCTCAGAAAAGAAGGTGTGGGTATTCAGGTTTAAAATGCTCAGGATATCTTACAATCCCATATTTCTCCAGCAGTACGCCACAATGCTCGCCGAGACCATTATAGGGGACAGTGAAGTGAGTAAAGATTTACAAACCTACAAGGCGTTCTGGACGTACGCGTACTGGGAGGGGGATGACCTCGTAGTTAAGCTTTTCTTGGCTAAGTGA
- a CDS encoding lysine exporter LysO family protein has product MRFTVAVIASLIAGYILGKMGVKAEGLYELALYLLIFIIGLDIGLHGRWAEMKKSLSVKSLLLPIATLIGSLIGGVIGGIILNIPLKWAIPVVAGVGWYSLTGPILAQYSAFYGIIGFLANFLREVFTVILYPFFANMLGKEPSISIGGATTMDSTLPVIVKFGGKEITMIAFIHGFILSLLVPVIVPLLASIAAGG; this is encoded by the coding sequence GTGAGGTTCACTGTGGCCGTTATAGCTTCCCTAATAGCGGGGTACATACTGGGAAAAATGGGAGTGAAGGCGGAGGGGCTGTATGAGCTTGCCCTTTATCTCCTAATTTTCATCATAGGCCTTGACATAGGGCTCCACGGCAGATGGGCCGAGATGAAGAAAAGTCTAAGCGTGAAGAGTCTGCTTCTTCCCATAGCCACGTTAATTGGCTCTCTAATTGGAGGTGTTATTGGAGGAATCATTTTAAATATCCCTCTAAAATGGGCTATTCCCGTTGTTGCTGGAGTTGGGTGGTATTCCCTTACCGGCCCCATCCTGGCCCAGTACTCAGCTTTTTATGGCATCATAGGGTTCCTCGCTAATTTCCTCAGGGAGGTATTTACCGTGATCTTGTATCCATTCTTCGCTAATATGCTCGGCAAAGAACCTTCGATCTCCATTGGCGGAGCAACGACGATGGATTCAACTCTTCCCGTAATCGTCAAGTTCGGTGGTAAGGAGATAACGATGATCGCCTTCATTCATGGCTTTATACTTTCTCTCCTAGTCCCAGTTATTGTCCCGCTCCTCGCCTCAATTGCGGCTGGTGGATAG
- a CDS encoding hydrogenase maturation protease has product MRTLIVALGNEVMGDDGVGIKIGRVLKEKGYRVEELGTDIFSLQRVYQGEERIIIIDAVLSENPGEVIHLKGEEVFSRLKAEIRSAHFMGAIEGLKLLMALDERLRSAEIHFVGITIKKIKLGLELSESVERAIPRAVKLVEEIAR; this is encoded by the coding sequence ATGAGAACGCTAATAGTTGCACTTGGAAATGAGGTCATGGGTGACGATGGAGTAGGGATAAAGATAGGCAGGGTACTAAAGGAGAAGGGCTACAGGGTAGAGGAGCTGGGGACTGACATTTTCTCACTTCAGAGGGTTTACCAGGGAGAAGAGAGAATTATAATTATCGATGCGGTTCTTTCAGAAAATCCTGGAGAGGTTATTCACCTCAAAGGAGAGGAAGTGTTCTCAAGATTGAAGGCGGAAATCAGGAGCGCCCACTTTATGGGTGCCATAGAAGGGCTTAAGCTCTTAATGGCCCTCGACGAAAGGCTGAGAAGTGCTGAGATACACTTCGTTGGGATAACTATTAAGAAGATAAAGCTTGGCCTTGAACTCAGTGAAAGCGTTGAGAGGGCTATTCCAAGGGCGGTAAAACTCGTGGAGGAGATAGCAAGATGA
- a CDS encoding Zn-ribbon domain-containing OB-fold protein, with protein MGKPMQVSRYWRHFKEKYRLIGGKCENGHVFFPKRPVCPVCGSRNVEDFQFSGKGKVISWTLVRNPPSGFEYYKPYPIALIQLEEGPVILAQLTDVDPDEIKEGMEVEMVTRKIREFDEDGIILYGYKFRPVLK; from the coding sequence ATGGGGAAGCCCATGCAGGTTTCCCGTTACTGGAGGCACTTCAAGGAGAAATACAGGTTAATTGGAGGAAAGTGTGAGAACGGCCATGTGTTCTTCCCGAAGAGACCCGTCTGCCCAGTTTGTGGTAGCAGGAACGTTGAGGACTTCCAATTCAGTGGCAAGGGTAAAGTCATATCATGGACATTAGTTAGGAATCCGCCAAGTGGTTTCGAGTACTACAAGCCATATCCAATAGCACTAATACAGCTTGAGGAGGGGCCGGTAATACTGGCCCAGCTAACTGACGTCGATCCAGATGAAATTAAGGAGGGCATGGAAGTAGAGATGGTAACCAGAAAGATTAGGGAATTCGACGAGGACGGAATAATACTGTACGGTTATAAGTTTAGGCCAGTATTGAAGTGA
- a CDS encoding thiolase domain-containing protein, protein MRKAVIVGVGMTPVGEHWKLSLRDLAVEAILNAMDDAGIDKVDSLYVGNMASGPFVEQENLGALIADWAGLGNIPAVKIEAACASGGAAVQEGAKAVLSGLEDVVLVVGVEKMTDAWPSDATRYLAYASDAEWELFHGASFVALNALIMRHYMNTYGYTEEDLALFAVNAHANGAKNPYAMFKKPITVDTVMKSPYVADPLKLFDASPVCDGAAAVIITTPEKAKELGIPKEKWVEIAGMGRAVDTINLANREDLLTLKAAKIAAERAYKMAGVTVDEIDFFEVHDAFTVMAALSLEALGAAKKGEGAKLAKEGQITIDGDYPIQTMGGLKARGHPVGATGVYQTVEAVLQLRGEAPDGIQVPDAEVGVTQNIGGTGSNITVTVLRRV, encoded by the coding sequence ATGAGGAAAGCAGTTATTGTTGGAGTTGGAATGACCCCAGTTGGGGAGCACTGGAAGCTCTCACTCAGAGATCTCGCGGTTGAAGCAATCCTCAACGCCATGGATGATGCCGGCATAGACAAGGTCGATTCGCTTTACGTGGGCAACATGGCTTCCGGGCCTTTTGTTGAACAGGAAAACCTTGGAGCGTTAATAGCTGACTGGGCTGGCCTTGGAAATATACCTGCGGTAAAGATTGAAGCTGCCTGTGCTTCCGGAGGAGCCGCCGTTCAAGAGGGGGCAAAAGCCGTGCTGAGCGGTCTTGAGGATGTCGTTCTCGTTGTCGGAGTTGAAAAGATGACCGACGCATGGCCAAGCGATGCCACAAGATACCTAGCCTATGCGAGCGATGCTGAATGGGAGTTGTTCCATGGGGCGAGCTTTGTAGCCCTTAACGCCTTGATAATGAGGCACTATATGAACACCTACGGGTACACGGAGGAAGACCTAGCATTGTTCGCAGTAAATGCTCATGCCAACGGTGCAAAGAATCCCTATGCAATGTTTAAGAAACCAATAACTGTCGATACCGTCATGAAGAGCCCCTACGTTGCAGATCCGCTGAAGCTGTTCGATGCTTCCCCAGTATGTGATGGAGCTGCTGCCGTGATAATAACAACTCCGGAGAAAGCCAAGGAGCTTGGAATCCCTAAAGAGAAGTGGGTTGAAATCGCGGGAATGGGAAGGGCCGTTGACACAATAAACCTCGCCAACAGGGAAGACTTACTCACGCTTAAAGCCGCAAAGATCGCCGCTGAGAGGGCCTACAAGATGGCCGGAGTTACGGTTGATGAGATAGACTTCTTTGAAGTTCATGATGCCTTTACTGTCATGGCCGCTCTAAGCTTGGAGGCATTGGGTGCGGCAAAGAAGGGAGAGGGGGCAAAACTCGCTAAGGAGGGGCAGATAACGATTGATGGAGACTATCCAATCCAGACAATGGGAGGACTTAAGGCAAGGGGACACCCAGTTGGGGCTACCGGAGTTTACCAGACAGTGGAGGCAGTGCTTCAGCTAAGAGGAGAGGCACCAGATGGAATTCAGGTTCCAGATGCCGAGGTTGGAGTTACGCAGAATATTGGTGGAACAGGATCAAATATAACTGTCACTGTTTTAAGGAGGGTCTGA
- a CDS encoding hydroxymethylglutaryl-CoA synthase, with product MKLLKPAKDVGIVGYGAYVPMYRIRNEEIGRVWGVSSFPIEEKAVPGLDEDAVTIGIEAARNALKRAKIDPRKIRAIWFGSESKPYAVKPSSTIIAEAIGATPDLEAADFEFACKAGTEALQAAIGFVASGMAEYAMAIGADTAQGRPADHLEFTAGAGGAAFIIGEKNNETLAYFEGSYSYVTDTPDFWRRQHEHYPRHGNRFTGEPAYFHHIITAAKTLMDELGLKPSDFDYAVFHQPNVKFPLTVAKILGIPKEKVLPGLLTGRIGNTYSGATMVGISAVLDIAKPGDRILWVSFGSGAGSDAFSIVVQDAIEEKRDLAPKVEDYIKRRKIIDYALYAKARRKYIL from the coding sequence ATGAAACTGCTGAAGCCAGCGAAAGACGTAGGTATTGTTGGTTACGGTGCCTACGTACCAATGTACAGGATCAGGAATGAAGAGATAGGTAGGGTTTGGGGAGTTTCAAGCTTCCCAATCGAGGAGAAGGCAGTCCCTGGTCTTGATGAGGATGCCGTAACCATAGGAATTGAAGCTGCAAGGAATGCCCTTAAGAGGGCTAAAATCGACCCCAGGAAGATAAGAGCAATATGGTTTGGAAGCGAGAGCAAGCCTTACGCGGTCAAGCCCTCGTCAACGATAATAGCTGAAGCTATTGGGGCAACTCCCGATTTAGAGGCTGCTGATTTTGAATTCGCATGTAAAGCAGGAACCGAAGCATTGCAGGCAGCAATAGGCTTCGTGGCCTCAGGAATGGCCGAATATGCGATGGCAATAGGAGCGGATACCGCCCAGGGTAGACCAGCCGATCACCTCGAATTCACTGCCGGAGCTGGAGGAGCAGCTTTTATAATTGGAGAGAAGAATAATGAAACCCTAGCGTACTTCGAAGGGAGCTACTCATATGTTACCGATACTCCCGACTTCTGGAGGAGGCAACATGAGCACTACCCCAGGCACGGGAACAGGTTCACAGGAGAGCCAGCGTACTTCCATCACATAATAACTGCAGCGAAGACGCTAATGGATGAGCTCGGTTTAAAGCCAAGCGACTTCGACTATGCAGTATTCCATCAACCAAACGTCAAGTTCCCGCTTACAGTGGCCAAAATATTAGGAATACCTAAGGAAAAAGTTCTCCCTGGGCTTTTAACCGGAAGGATTGGAAACACGTACAGCGGAGCAACGATGGTAGGAATTTCTGCGGTTCTCGACATTGCAAAGCCTGGGGATAGGATACTTTGGGTCTCATTCGGTTCAGGAGCCGGAAGCGATGCGTTCAGCATAGTTGTTCAGGATGCAATTGAGGAAAAGAGAGATCTTGCCCCAAAAGTTGAGGATTACATAAAGAGGAGGAAGATCATCGACTACGCACTATACGCCAAGGCGAGAAGAAAATACATACTTTGA
- a CDS encoding pyruvate/ketoisovalerate ferredoxin oxidoreductase subunit gamma, which yields MIEIRFHGRGGQGAVTAANILAEAAFLEGKYVQAFPFFGVERRGAPVTAFTRIDDKPIRIKTQIYEPDIVVVLDPSLLETVDVTAGLKDNGIVIINTEKSKEEVLEKLKKKPKKLALVDATTIALEVLGLPITNTAILGAVAKATGLVKVDSIKEAIKNTFSGELGEKNAKAAQEAFEKTQIFEL from the coding sequence ATGATAGAGATTCGTTTTCACGGTAGAGGTGGACAAGGTGCCGTTACAGCTGCAAACATTCTTGCAGAAGCAGCATTTCTAGAGGGCAAGTACGTTCAAGCTTTCCCATTCTTCGGTGTTGAAAGGAGAGGTGCTCCAGTTACCGCATTTACCAGGATAGACGACAAGCCCATTAGGATCAAGACCCAGATCTATGAGCCCGATATAGTGGTGGTTCTTGACCCAAGCCTCCTTGAGACCGTCGATGTTACTGCTGGCCTTAAGGATAATGGGATCGTGATAATAAACACCGAGAAGAGTAAAGAGGAAGTCCTTGAGAAGCTCAAGAAGAAGCCAAAGAAGTTGGCCCTAGTTGATGCTACCACGATAGCCCTTGAGGTTCTTGGCCTCCCAATTACGAATACTGCAATTCTTGGCGCTGTTGCGAAGGCTACTGGGCTAGTTAAGGTAGACAGTATCAAGGAGGCAATTAAGAACACATTCTCTGGAGAACTTGGAGAAAAGAACGCTAAAGCTGCCCAAGAGGCTTTTGAAAAGACTCAAATATTCGAACTCTGA
- a CDS encoding 3-methyl-2-oxobutanoate dehydrogenase subunit delta: MNTLFGKIKEEAKQISPKSVEEYPEAPISLGTTLINFTGDWRTFMPVIDESKCVKCYICWKFCPEPAIYIKPDGMVAVDYDYCKGCGICANECPTKAIAMVREEK, translated from the coding sequence GTGAATACGTTATTTGGAAAAATCAAAGAAGAAGCAAAACAAATTTCTCCAAAGTCAGTAGAGGAATATCCTGAAGCCCCCATAAGTCTTGGAACAACCTTAATTAACTTTACAGGTGACTGGAGAACATTCATGCCTGTTATTGACGAATCTAAGTGTGTAAAGTGTTATATTTGTTGGAAGTTTTGTCCTGAGCCTGCAATATACATAAAGCCAGATGGAATGGTTGCAGTAGATTATGACTATTGTAAAGGTTGCGGGATTTGTGCAAATGAATGTCCAACTAAGGCAATTGCGATGGTTAGAGAGGAGAAGTGA